The Mus pahari chromosome 2, PAHARI_EIJ_v1.1, whole genome shotgun sequence genomic interval ccaactcagaaatccaccagcctctgcctcccaagtgctgggattaatggagtgcaccaccacgcccggttacAAATACATATTCTCATTGTTCCTCACACCAACCCTTTGAGGCAGATAGTCATCTCATTTTGCAAAAAAGAATCTCTTTTTGGAAACTGTAGGTTCTCTGATTTTCCCAGTAAAATTACtcgcatttattttcttttagccTCTTTATTGTAGGGATTTTGGCAGCTATACACCTGAGAAGTCCACGTTTGGTCAATAAATACTAGTTTAATGAGTTGCTTCACAGTATTTCAATGGATGGTTAAAAATTAGAAGCCACCATCCATTCCTACAAGATTACTTGTTCTCTGTACCTCTTAATGATCATCTGGGTTACTAAATCTTCTTGCTTGGCTTTCATGCTTCCtatttgttacacacacacacacacacacacacacacacacacacactttttattccTCGTTCTAACTTTGGCTCTATATGCTGATTCTCTTACAGGAACTGGCAAGCAAATGCGATGAACAATGTTCTTAATCATGAAATGACTCCTCCTGCTTCTAATTAAACTTAGTATCATGCATGGTCCACCTGTCTCAGATTTAAATGAAAGGAGACTCTTCTATCTATAGTCAAGGAAAAGCTCAGTATTATTTCTTATAGTTCTTCAGCTCTTCATGAAGGGACTAGGACGTTTATGTCCCTTCAACATAGATAAGACAAAACCTTTCCTTGAAGGATATACACTTCTCAGCAAAAAGAACctagaattttctttctcatgaATTCTAATATTCAATTCATGGTTAAAAATTAGAAGGTATTCATTCATGCCGGTCTGGTTTAATTTTACTCTGTAATAgtttaacttctttaaaaaaaaaaaaaaaaaaactagtttcaGTAGTAAACCAGCCTGGAGTGAGTGGGACCAGCCCTTTTGCCCTTTTCCCTTACAATCATTGCAGGTTTTTAAAACCTCCTTTAGAATGACACAGTTCACCACTTATACTTCAGCCCTTGGGACTGGAAAGCAAACTACAATTGATGATGATTCTTACTCAAGATTACATGGTATGTAGAGGTAGAGCTTCATCCAGCAGCATTTCACATCTCTAGGAAAATATTTAGGGAAAGATGCAGGATCCATGTCCTTTTTCTCCCTTGGTGGGCCATAGACattccttctctctgttcttgaagGAACTCATTCCACCCATATATAGTTACTTGTCTGGGACCATCTTCAAAGGACACTGAATCTATAGGAAATGCTCTCTGCACTGATGCCAGCCACATCTGCATACAGTTCAGGCACCACCAACTCTGGCACTTGCAACACAGCATTGTCATTGGCAGATCTAGAGGCAGCTTCTAGGCGTTGGCACAGCTCACCAGGTAAGGGACGGCTGTCCTCACTCCAGCGCCAACAGCACTTCATGATATTGTACCTGTGAAAGGAAAGGGACATAATCCCtcttcaacaacaaaataaaatcctcAGTTCTTTGATCTTCCTACTCTGTCTCCCTATATTCTATACTATTAAGAGAAACTGGTACTCTACCATTCTCTTTGTATCAACTCTCAACATCCTATCAatgtgatttcattttataatagaaTATTAGAGATGTTTCAAACCACAAAATGTCAGAAGAGCTCTGCCTTTTCCACCATGCTGTGCAATCTTGTATCAAGGCTAGGAGAAAACTGTCTGTTCCATTCTATGGAATGAGGGGTAGGCCTTAGACTCATCCAATATTTGAACTATCTTCTCATCAGAATGTTAGGATCTTTAAGGTCAGGAACTTTGTCAAGAGCCTTCTTCTGGAATTAAAACATAGGTTCCTAATCAAGTCCTCAGTGATAGCCTCAAGAttttatgtgtggatgtgtgtatacatatgtataaatatatgataattaAACATATATGACACATTTATGGCTTAAGCCTGAACTGCCcctccccacaggctcatgttttAAGTGCTTGTTGCATTAGGAGAAAGGTTTTGGTAGCTCTAGCCATCCTAATCCCAGCCTTTCTTGGCTACCTTCTGGTCCACAAGCATGAGAACAAAGTGCCTAAGTGCTCCTGCAGccacagactgacagactgagcacctctgctctgacttccccaCAATAATGGAACTGTGAGACAAAGTCAACCTTTCTTCCCTGAAGCAGTTTCTGTTGGGTAGTCTGTCACAGCAATTAGAAAAGTAGTTGATGCAGTTGTTGAGtagaagtgtttttgttttacctCATGCTTCATTTATGTCTGGGCCTTAGCACATAAGGACGACTAAAGATCCTCTGAGGCACATTTAAAAGGGTGTGGTTAGTGGGGAGCAAACCAAGATGAGGAATTACAGAATCTCAAGACTTTAAGAGCCTCTTACATGGCATGTGAGCAGCTGCTGGGTCtcttcatgattttctttctctgaagatACTGTAGGATGCTGGTAGGAGGGACTTCAGGGTATGGCGGTGCCCCTGTCAATATGGAAAACATGAGAGCAGCACGAGaacttttaaatatgaaatgagaATAACACCAAACTCCAGTGACCTGAGAAACAGTCTCTAAAGCATAACCATGGGGAAACTATGTACAGTAGAGTTGCTCCTGCGGATTGTGTGAACATGCAAAAAAGGTGTTTTGGAGAAGAGAGGTAATGTTAGGAGGTCCTGAGATTTAAGCAAAGTAACAAAATGAGGCAAGCCAGGAAATAAGCTCTGCCTTCCATTCTTCACAATACAAAAGGAACCACAGtttctaaattgaaaaaaaaaaaaactttttacatttatatgaTATTGCTATGGGAATTGTTCCCTGAGTTTGAAAACATCCTATGGAGTTGGTATAGtttgtggagagaaaggaagaaaaggagagctaAAGGAAGTTAAGGAAATCTGGGAGAGGGGGACAGAAGAAAAGGGATCATCATTTTAGTAGACGTTAGAGGAATGAGTCTCGGAATCCATGCCAGCCCAGTGCAATTGTCCATCCTGTCCTCAGAGAACTTTCTCAAGGACTACACCACCACCTTCCAAAAAGCAAGCTTGCCTGTTCACACAGAGGTCATACTTACCTAGGGTCACCATCTCATAAAGCAGGATCCCAAAGGACCAACTGTAAAAGAAACAGAGTCACCCACTTAATCCCTACCTTTATCTGTTCTCCAGAGAGCTTACTTTAACACCAGAGAGGAGATGAATGAGTCAAGGAGAGCTGGACTGTTTAACAGAGTTATGAGAGGACATTTCTGTCTACATCCTTCAAAATCTAATGTCTTCAAGGGCTACGTCTATGTCCCTTCTTCATAATATATGTTTGCTCTTATAATTAGCATGTGTAAGTATGCACTCACTAAAACAGAATGCCCTCCTTATCTTTTTCATCAGTTCCTTCCCTCTGTACCCAAACTCTAGCCTTAACTAGAACCAAATAGAGATCCTTAATTTAACCACAGCTTTCTCAGCTGACCTATTTACTCAAACCTagggaaaatattaataaaataaacttcagatATTTGGACAGGGAATTTGGCTAATCAGTACGACTTGAGAGGTACATACTTTACTACTAATACCATCATTAAATTAGTGATATTTTGTAAGTAAAATTGCCCACGGTCTGTTGAAAAGTAGGTGTCAGCGACACATCagtggaagcattttttttttttttttttttttttggtttttcaagacagggtttctctgtatagctctggctgtcctggaactcactttgtagaccaggctggcctNNNNNNNNNNNNNNNNNNNNNNNNNNNNNNNNNNNNNNNNNNNNNNNNNNNNNNNNNNNNNNNNNNNNNNNNNNNNNNNNNNNNNNNNNNNNNNNNNNNNNNNNNNNNNNccaagtgctgggattaaaggcgtgtgccaccacacctggtcagTGGAAGCATCTTAATTGATTCCTCATATTGAGATGTAAATCCCCAATGCCTCCTGTGATACGGAGGCCAAGTAGGGTATTCTGCATGAATTTATGTGCTTCTTCAAACAACTTGGGTATATGATTCCTAAAGGTCACTTTCACTTTTTTACAATCCTGGTTATACTAACTGTATATATGATCATAGTTATATTATGTGATTATTAAATGCTCTAGATACTACTTAAATATTTGCATaagatatatctttaaaaatacattgaatattttaaaattaatctataAGAGTATGttgctaaaaagaaaatgagatggaATTGTACTACACCCCTGAAATACTAACACTTGAGAGGCTTATGACGAAGGGTCACCAATTTAAGTACAGTCTGGGTACAAAaggagactctgtctttaaaaaaaaaaaaaaaaaaaagactgaccgGAATATAGTGGTGCATGCTGTTAATTGCAGCTCATGGGATGAATGCAGAGGCAAACAGACTCCTGTGAGCTCAAAGTTAAGAGttttctacatagcaagttccagggtagccaggcaTATATAGAAAGACCCTCCACCCccatcacaaataaataaaaattcaagcaaataaagtattataaaattGTAATGATGAgtcaactgttaaaaaaaaaaaacaatgaggtgagagccaggcagtgatgagtgatggtgcacacctttaattccagcattcaggaggcagaggcaggtgaatctctgtgacttcaaacTTAGCCTGGTTCACAGAGATAGTTTtaggacagtcaaggctgcacaaagaaatcctgtcttgaaaaacaaatcaaaacaaaatggcaAAATGTAGGGGGAAACAGTAAAAGACTCatatttttcacaaatattttcagGTGTCTCATTGTACTAAGAACCATTTCAAAGGGGCGTCCAGCCATTAGTCACCACTACAGCTGCTATTCAGACAAGAAACACGATTTATATCTGGGCATAGTGACAAACACATGTAACTCCTGCATTtgagaggtgaaggcagaagaATTGTGGCTTATGTGCTATACTTGGATGTTCAAGATCCATCATAGAATAtagatttcttttgctttaaagatctgataaatatttatgcaaaagTTTTCACTCATTGTGACCTGGGagtggagagatagctcagtggtcaagtgcACTTTCTATtcctgtagaggacctgggttcagttgctAGCACATAGATATTGGCTTACAACTTCCAATAACTCTAGTCATGGGGATtctacactctcttctgaccAACATGAACTCTTATACATACATGGTTCtcataaactcacacaggcacatgtgataataagtaaagattttaaaaagaggtgacttaaaatatgtgtaaatattttatttcaaaatcttCATTTCCCGGCTCTTAAGTAGCCCCATGCCCTAAAGTTTAAAGCAAAACTACTAAGTCCTCTGACATGGACTTGAATAATgtgaatattttcacatttttctttcctaatgaaAGCTGTTAATCTAATTCACAAGAACTACCTggaaaagcataaaaaaaaaaaaggttgaaggCAGATGACAAACATTTTTGCTTAAGAGTATGTCTGACTCTTTTGCAGAAATAATTGATTACAAGTCTATTCATATTCAGGGGGAAAGCCCAGGCCACaaagagaggaaacaaaagagCAGAAATAACATACATATCTCCCTTGATGCCTGCAGATCTCAGGAGAAGACGTTCTGGAGCAAGCCACTTGAGAGGGACGGTGCTGGATCGAGCAGAGGAGATGGCCCCATGGGCATGAACTTCATAAGCCAGGCCCAAATGACAAAGTTTGGGTGTCAGGTCTCTTTGGACAAGGATGTTCCTGGCAGCCACATCCCCATGAAACAGATGCTTCTCCTGCAGGAATTCCTGTCAGCACATGATCAAAAGTAATCAGCCTTCTGTAGGTCAAAGTTCACAGATAAGACACTCCTGGGTGGCCTTCAAAGGACAAAGGTCTTCTCTGCTCCCAGCACTCTCATTAATCAGTGAGGTTGTTTCCAAAACAGGGTAAGGGATTCAAGCTTTTCATCTTATGTTGAGGGTTACCAAACTCAGTGAATAATCCAGATGGCTCTAACGCAGGGATTTCACGCCAGTGTTAAGGATGGATCCTGGTGCTTCATGCATGCTACATGAGCATTCTGCTCTTTGTTACATGCTCAGCCCTAACACTGGATTCTGAAAGCATAACCACATGTGCTGTGGTCAACCCTGCCTGTTACCCTGCCCTTTAATTGTACTTTCCCTTAGATGATACTCAGGTGGATTCTGGAACAGTGAGCATGAAAGCTGAATGCCATGTCATAAACTTATACAAAGGTTCACACTATTTCATTCTGCCCTTATAGCTAGATGAGGTATCTTTAAGGCAAATGCAAAGCAACACAGAAGGCCATACATTCATCAGGTGATTATGCCCAGATCTGAATCTCTTATCTCAGGAAGTGGTACAGACCCTACCGATCCACTAATACTCCTTAAGCCAGGGTTCAGATCAAAATTCTCTGAGAacttataaaaatagaatttaagggTTTACCACAGATTTACTAAGCCACCATCTAGGGAGAGAGAGGTAGTAACTTGCATTATAAAGGATTAAAGGATTCTGGTTTGGTTAGACAAATAGGTAAAAATCAAGGTGGCTGGTAACATGTCCTGCATCACCAAACACAGAACAAGGAAATTTAGAAAGTTAAAGTGATAGTTTCCCATCACTAGTGAACAAAGAATTCGGGACTAGCAGTTCTCTATCTCTTAGAAAATTTTTAgaacaaagaaactaaatatGGTGAGAAGAATTAAGGTATATGCAAGGAAATTATATTATTGTAAGAAGAATTGAAGAATGTACTAAACTTGAAGTCACTGAATGTAGCAACAAATATCCTGGCTTGTGACAAGTGACACAGTGCCTAATGGGTACATCTGCTTGATGAGAATGCCCCTGTAGAACACCTCTGCACTTATGATTCCAGAGATAAGGTAGACTGAAGTTTACAGTTCAGCAATGCTATGACCACACCCCCAAGAGGCATGGACAACTGCCAAGTGAGAGGTGTTCTTTCCTCGTCCCATGGGAGCTCCAACCAGAACCATCACTTCCTTTTTACTCTgtcttttcctgtttccatttaGATATCCGATAGGCCAGGCATACAGCCCTTGCCTAGCAAGAGGCCatgagttcggttcccagtactactaacacacacacacacacacacacacacacacacacatacacacacgcaaaaGTCCCTTTAGACCCTGATACATTTCACATACTGTGGTAGCAAAATACAATAAAGCTTAACACCATGGCTTTACAGAGTCTtgatctttctattttaaaataaaatctcttagaAAGACATCCAAATAATTTCACAGGCATAGTTATATAAACTTCCTGAGAAATTCTGGTAaagctaatttttctttctgaaacccTGAATTCTTAAAACCTTTTAAacttggtttaaaaataaaagaccagtTGGCACTTTCctgtttcatttctcttccccttgctccttatttttcaaagtttatataaaacatatattttatatcacaTCTGTTATCACAGCAAAACTCCCACCCCACACAATCTGAGCTGGTTTGTCCTATTCTTTGAGTATGAGTCTGCATCTCTGTCCTTCcacctatttctttcctttctctgaatctcttccatcttctttcccttcttccctgatTTACATCTACATAGGTTCAAATACcaaatttgcttttaaattttaggCTAACTAAACTTTCAGAATCCTTCTAGCTCGCTGTATTAATCCTAAATTAGAGGTCTTCTGCCTGAAATGCCTTATAATgccatatttataaataattttataaataagggGCTAAAAAACAAACTGCTGATGAAGGGTCTTCCCCTAGCTTTGTCTAACTTTAAAATAGAGTTTCCATTTAGAACTGTCAATGTCAGAAACTTAGTATAACTACTGGGCCGACTAGAAAATACCACCAACAGTTTCCATTGATGCTGATCTTACCAGGGCCAAAAGGATCTGCTTTCCAATgtgatatatttgtttttctgtgagatCATAGAGCAGGCCACCCGTGGTCATCACAtcctaaagaggaaaaaaaacccatgtAAAAATGACTtaaccatattttttaaattctggtAGAGAAACTCTGAAATACAGATATCAAAGCTAAGGACAACATAACAGTACAGGGATTAGGAGTAAGGCAACctgactggagacatggctcagagggtCAGGATGCTCATCACCAAGCCaacccagaatccacatggtggaggcACAGAAGTGACTcccaacaagttgtcctctgacttctatgtgcctctgtttctctgtctctgtctctttctctctcacacacaaaaataaagagaaagagagagagaggtacaaaaacttaagatatatttatgtttcttttatgagtgtgaatgtttgcctgaatgtatgtatgtgcacctcaGGCATTTCTGGTGCCgttggaggccagaaaatggcatctgatcccctgaaactagagttaaaGATAATCGTTaccctccatgtgggtgctaggaactgaactctggacctctccACAAGCAAGATTCACTCTTAGTTGATGAGCAATCTTTCTCTACCCTGAAAAGTGCTTAAGTTAGAGACAAACTTTAGATATGTTCATATATGCAGAGGCACGAGGTTCCCTCAACTGCAGAAAtgctaaataaagaaaacagttgaACAAACAACAggtaagaaaagcaagcaaggtgACACTCTCCACTGAATAACACAAGTAGTTTATCTGGGGCTGTGTGTATAGACATGCACATGATTAACATAGCCATAGGGAATGCCTACATATACCAGTTTCCCTGTTTAAAAACTTGGTATTCAAAGGtgaagaaatatgattttttaaaaagaaaaattaaaacagaaaggaattgGGGAAAGTCACTATGTACTGTTTCCCATCTGAGCCTGATAGCTGCTGCCTTCGAGGCATACAAAATGCCAGCTGTGTGTCACTCAGAATCaggaaactaaataaataaatggccaaATATGGTAACTGCCACAAAGGAAATGTGCAGCACCTATCCGAACACTCAGTgctaagaggaagaagagagccaCCTCAAGGATAGGAGGATAGGAGGATGAAGGATATGCAGACAGATGctacatgaagaaagaaaggccTTGTTTGGTAAGAAAAACAGATGCAAATGATCTGAAATAGAGAAGACAGTGGCTCTGAAGAGTGGGAAGTTGCTTGTTGGCAAGAGCGCAGAACTGGTGGCAGGTGGATGATCTCTTGAAAGGTTTAAACTGCCGGGTCTGCACTCCCTTATTCACAGCTCAGGGCAGACTTCAGTCCACAGGCACCTGTCCACCACCTCCAGTGGTGTGAGGATCAGCCCATCTCAGGGTCCAAATAATCCTGAGCTGACTAATAAGCAAGTGAGAAACCAGGGGTACTGGTTTCTTCAGATCTTCAGGGAGGAACAAGTACAAAACTAAGGATAttattatgagtattttgttgttttaataactttttgcttttgagattatCATGAAATTACACCACTTGCCCCTTCCCTTGCCTTCCTCTAAAATTTCCAAGTTTATTTTCCCCCTTGCTCTCACCTcctttcattaattattgttgcatgtatgcttgtgtataaCTATATAAATTCAACCTTTTCAATCTGTATGTTACTTGAAAGTGtacgttttcttttttaattattttattggatattttcttcatttacatttcaaatgctatcccgaatgtcccctataccctccccctgccatgctcccctgcccactcactcccacttttggGCTCTGGTGCTCCcctctatgggacatataaagtttgcaagaccaaggggcctctcttcccaatgatggctgaatatgccatcttctgttatatatgcagctagagacacgagctctggggctactggttagttcgtattgttgttccacttatagggttgcagacgccttcagctccttgggtactttctctagctcctccattgggagacctgtgttccatccaatagctgactgtgtgcatccacttctgtgtttgtcaagtgctagcatagcctcacaagagaccgctatatcagggtcccttcagcagaatctttctggcatgtgcaatagtgtctgggtttggtNNNNNNNNNNNNNNNNNNNNNNNNNNNNNNNNNNNNNNNNNNNNNNNNNNNNNNNNNNNNNNNNNNNNNNNNNNNNNNNNNNNNNNNNNNNNNNNNNNNNNNNNNNNNNNNNNNNNNNNNNNNNNNNNNNNNNNNNNNNNNNNNNNNNNNNNNNNNNNNNNNNNNNNNNNNNNNNNNNNNNNNNNNNNNNNNNNNNNNNNNNNNNNNNNNNNNNNNNNNNNNNNNNNNNNNNNNNNNNNNNNNNNNNNNNNNNNNNNNNNNNNNNNNNNNNNNNNNNNNNNNNNNNNNNNNNNNNNNNNNNNNNNNNNNNNNNNNNNNNNNNNNNNNNNNNNNNNNNNNNNNNNNNNNNNNNNNNNNNNNNNNNNNNNNNNNNNNNNNNNNNNNNNNNNNNNNNNNNNNNNNNNNNNNNNNNNNNNNNNNNNNNNNNNNNNNNNNNNNNNNNNNNNNNNNNNNNNNNNNNNNNNNNNNNNNNNNNNNNNNNNNNNNNNNNNNNNNNNNNNNNNNNNNNNNNNNNNNNNNNNNNNNNNNNNNNNNNNNNNNNNNNNNNNNNNNNNNNNNNNNNNNNNNNNNNNNNNNNNNNNNNNNNNNNNNNNNNNNNNNNNNNNNNNNNNNNNNNNNNNNNNNNNNNNNNNNNNNNNNNNNNNNNNNNNNNNNNNNNNNNNNNNNNNNNNNNNNNNNNNNNNNNNNNNNNNNNNNNNNNNNNNNNNNN includes:
- the Styk1 gene encoding tyrosine-protein kinase STYK1 isoform X2, encoding MGEKGRLSRVLLECSLSDKLCVVGEGQYEVIVVPALLVGSFLILLAIILWLFIRGQRSQRQRPGPQDPVGLQEVQDFIGRIQFYQYLGKHKNLVQLEGCCTERLPLYMMLEDVVPGDLLNFLWTCRRDVMTTGGLLYDLTEKQIYHIGKQILLALEFLQEKHLFHGDVAARNILVQRDLTPKLCHLGLAYEVHAHGAISSARSSTVPLKWLAPERLLLRSAGIKGDIWSFGILLYEMVTLGAPPYPEVPPTSILQYLQRKKIMKRPSSCSHAMYNIMKCCWRWSEDSRPLPGELCQRLEAASRSANDNAVLQVPELVVPELYADVAGISAESISYRFSVL